A single genomic interval of Acidovorax sp. 1608163 harbors:
- a CDS encoding M23 family metallopeptidase: MIHGLTTASLALLDRLSQTAQKHPRRITAAIAALLLTGGGGAFAVASLGPDASELPTKTVSYPVESLAENLALESLDAPGFSLYRSEQTRSSDTAESLLQRMGVADPAAAAFLRSDNAVRQNLLGRAGRLISAETTDDHRLVRLTARWAPDDSGTFRRLVVERQDERFSSRIETAPLTKGTRLAGGVIRSSLFAATDAANIPDGVAVQVAEIFSGNIDFHRSLRKEDRFAVVYETLEADGEPLRSGRVLSTEFRNNGKTHQAVWFQETEASKGAYYTLEGESMRRAYLASPVEFSRVTSGFKMRLHPILQTWRAHLGTDYAAPTGTAVRTVGDGVVEFAGVQNGFGNVIFVKHRNQHVTVYAHLSRIDVKNGQSVSQGQTVGAVGSTGWATGPHLHFEFRINGQHQDPQTIAQQSEAAAPVSASARAAFDRLASAMRIQLSSAELLQQASAQ; the protein is encoded by the coding sequence TTGATTCACGGCTTGACCACCGCCAGCTTGGCTTTGCTTGATCGACTGTCCCAGACCGCTCAAAAACACCCCCGACGTATCACTGCCGCCATCGCAGCCCTGCTGCTGACCGGCGGCGGTGGCGCATTCGCCGTGGCCTCGCTGGGGCCCGACGCCTCTGAGCTGCCCACCAAGACGGTGAGCTACCCCGTCGAATCGCTGGCAGAAAACCTGGCCCTGGAATCGCTCGACGCCCCCGGTTTTTCGCTGTACCGCTCTGAACAAACCCGCAGCAGCGACACGGCAGAGTCTCTGCTGCAGCGCATGGGCGTGGCAGACCCGGCAGCGGCCGCTTTTTTGCGTTCTGACAATGCTGTGCGACAAAATTTGCTGGGCCGAGCTGGTCGGCTGATTTCGGCAGAGACCACCGACGACCACCGCCTGGTGCGCCTGACTGCACGCTGGGCCCCCGATGACAGCGGCACCTTCCGCCGCCTGGTGGTAGAGCGCCAGGACGAGCGCTTTTCCTCGCGCATCGAAACCGCACCACTGACCAAAGGCACGCGCCTGGCCGGGGGCGTGATCCGCAGCTCCCTCTTTGCAGCCACCGACGCCGCCAACATCCCCGATGGCGTGGCCGTGCAAGTGGCCGAGATCTTCTCAGGCAACATCGACTTTCACCGTTCGCTGCGCAAGGAAGACCGCTTTGCCGTGGTGTACGAAACGCTGGAGGCCGATGGCGAGCCCCTGCGCAGCGGCCGCGTGCTGAGCACCGAGTTCCGCAACAACGGCAAGACCCACCAGGCCGTCTGGTTCCAGGAGACCGAAGCCTCCAAGGGCGCCTACTACACCCTGGAAGGCGAGAGCATGCGCCGCGCCTACCTGGCCTCGCCGGTCGAGTTCTCCCGGGTGACCAGCGGCTTCAAGATGCGCCTGCACCCCATTTTGCAAACCTGGCGTGCCCACCTGGGCACCGACTACGCAGCCCCCACAGGCACCGCAGTGCGCACGGTGGGCGATGGTGTGGTGGAGTTTGCTGGCGTGCAAAACGGTTTTGGCAACGTCATCTTCGTCAAGCACCGCAACCAGCATGTCACCGTCTATGCCCATTTGAGCCGCATCGACGTGAAGAACGGGCAATCGGTCTCGCAAGGCCAAACCGTGGGGGCCGTGGGCTCCACCGGCTGGGCCACAGGCCCGCACTTGCATTTTGAATTCCGCATCAACGGCCAGCACCAAGATCCGCAAACCATCGCCCAGCAAAGCGAAGCAGCCGCCCCCGTGTCGGCCTCCGCCCGCGCTGCGTTTGACCGCCTGGCATCTGCCATGCGCATCCAGCTGTCATCGGCAGAGCTGCTTCAGCAAGCCAGCGCCCAGTAA